The segment CTTCGAAAAAGAGTTTTCACTCCAAGATGATGGATGGACGGTTAGACACTTTGAAAGGATCGATTTTGATAACTCGACTTTGAATATTTCCGCTAATAATTCCGATTCTCATTATGGGGCTTCACCAAATTATGaaccaaatacaatttttaggtaaattttatgaaaatctacattattgaaattattttattatatagctGGGGTTAAATGAGGGGGATTTCAGTTTTCGGTTCATACCCATAGGCGGAGATTTATTATATGAACATTTAGATTTTATATAGCTGGTATGTAAATAATTACTCTTGTGTTTACATATGTACTCCTTACTTTCAGGCGGCCAACGCTCATTCATTCTATAGATCTCATACCCAATCgagatttgaatataaatttcagCCTCATTTTGATTGGAGACGTCAATATACATATCCATCCATTTTTTGAGCATTTAAACCCggggtttaaaatatatattggagaTGTTATGGTGTTTGATTTCTTGTCAGCTGGAATATTAGATAAGGTAATTTAATCGataattttgttcttaaattagatggcataatataatatttaacatatcCAACAGCAATGGCACAATTATTCAATTTGGCAGAAGACAAATAATATTCTTGATAGTCCTCATCTCACTAACTTTGgaaataaagaacaaattgtAAGGATTACATCTTTATCCATTAGAGAGAAAgagtaaatgtattttatttttattaactttcaGCTACGAATTGAATCTTGGAAAGGAAGTGCTTTAGACAATAGTGAAGTTGTGATTTTGGATGATTTTTCCCTGAAGCAAGAGCTACTTCAACACGAGTTGCCTTCGTCTTCTACTCCAAAAGTCCCAAAAACAACCAAAGTTATATCCCTTGATGAATCGACAACAGCTTCCACTACAATCAATGTACCAACTACCTTGCTTCAGGaaataacttcttttaaaagtGATGCAGATGATAATTTTCCTTGTGATCTTCCAATGAATTCAGGTCCTTGTAGAGGAAACTTTATACGTTATTATTTCGACACTGCTTCAGAAAAGTGTCTAGAGTTTTCGTATGGAGGCTGTAAAGGAAATGCTAATAGATTTAAGGCTAAAAAAGATTGTTATTCCCTATGTCCGCATAGAGATAAATCTAAGGCAATAATAGATTCATGTAAACTTCCTAGAGATCCAGGGGATGTAAAGTGTAGCTTCTATTCGGAGCGATATTTTTTTGACTCACAACTTGGCAAATGCCTGATATTTCTTTATAGTGGTTGTGGAggaaatagtaataattttaaaagtaggaaagaatgcaaaaataaatgctCTATTGACGAGGACTCGAGATCAATAGCGAAAAAAACATTCCTGGTAAGTGCGAAAATCAATAATGAATGTCTGttaatattaaatacgaatttttACAAACAGAGACTCACTGGGTCAGTTAAACGAGATAAATTTCCAAGCCGACAAGAATGTTTAAAACCAGCTGAGGTAGGCCCATGTGGAGGAAACTATGTAGCCTTTGCATATGacttaaacaaaaatgattgtGTTCGCTTTATTTATGGAGGTTGTGGAGGAAATGATAATCGGTTTTATACCATTGATAAGTGTCGAgctgtttgtcaaaaaaaagaaagtgaagAATCATTTGGATTTGGAAGATCCTTGCAATGACATTATAccaaagcaaaaaaaagaaacagcaCTGTACTAACAGATATTTTTATGATCCAAGGTCCAAAAGATGCTACTCAGGCTGCCCTTCTCTAAAAGTAAAGGGATTTGTATCAAGAGCCTCATGTTTTAAAAGCTGTGCTCCCGCGAGTTCAGTGAGTACTACTGTAATGCCTGAGCTTTTAATTACACCTAATGTTAAATGTACTGTTCCTCTGAGTACGGGAAGCAATTTATGTAACGATTCGCTGATCAGATTTTACTTTGATCAGTCGACTAACACTTgtgaaaagtttatttacacAGGCTGTGGTGTCCATAATGGAAATATCTTTCCAACGAAAGAAGTATGTGCAGCGGTGTGTAGAGTCCCTGTTGGTGAAGGAAGTCCTTGTTACTCGCCAAAGGATGTTGGTTCATCGAAATGTGACGCAGCTAAATCTATTCGttattattttgacttttgGAAAGAGACTTGCTTACCCTTTGAGTTTTTGGGCTGTAACGGTAATAAGAACAATTTTGTGGATTTCCAATCTTGCAATACGTCATGCAACTTCATCAACGAGTCAATACCATCTTCAGCACCAGATATGAGCATATCCACAATCAATGCACCTACTGTCGCAGAGGTAGTACTGGGCGTaatattgatcattttattCACCATTGGCATTGTTATGGGATTAAAATACTATAGAGTACAGAAAGACTATGGGTTAGTGCCCTGTAAAATTACGCACTAGTATAGCACAATGAGTTTAGTTTTCGGCACTATTTATGGCACTTCATTTATACGAAGTATGCTATGCAACGCTAATACATGTCATTTCAGACTCTTTAGAAACGAAAGTGCCAGGTCTTCGAATGCAGGAGTGGCAAATATTGCCTACGACAACCCTACATACAGCACGAacgaaaataattttcagttaAAAACCCCTGTGGAAACTTCGTCAGAAGCTTAAATAATAACTCAATTAATGTAGTAtttaacatacatttatattcttttgttGGTGAATAAATTGTTAACATAAAATTTCATATGTTtaagaaatcattatttaaatagagAACAACGTCTTAACGTCCCTTCTTAGCCTTGATTTTACGGAGGTAGAATTCGAGTTCTTTACCCTCAAGAATGTATCCATCGGCTCTTCCGCACTGACCGGGTCTTGAGGAGACTGAGGCGAGGAGACGACCAGACAAAAATTCATCCTCGATTCCTTGTTCGACCTGAAAGAGGAAAAAGTGTGATGGATTAAGTAGATGATCGAGAGGGATTCACTCCTCCGTCCTTACCTTGGCATCCTTTTGACGTTCCAAATACTTTCTCATGGTCTTTTTGGATTTCTTCTTGTTGATGATGGCATCCTCGGCTTCTGTCAATTTGGCGCCCTTCTTGTGCCCAATGGGGAGTGCATAATGAGCCTCGTACCATTGACGGAATGGAGTGGCATCAATGACAATGATGGCATTCTTCACAAGGGTCTTGGTACGAACCAATTCATTGTTGGCGGCGTTGAACACAACATCAATGATACGTGTCTTACGGCTCACACCTTCACTAGCCCAAGAGAAGTTTCCTTGGTCAAGACGGAGTGCTCGGCGCTTCGTATTTCCACCACGACAACGAACAGTGTGAACACGGGACTGTCCAAGCTTGGTTAAAGCGGCTGGGCGAGCTAACTCAAACTTCCTCTTTCCGCGAATGGGAGCACGTTTACCTCCAGTAGCGCGTCGCTTATGCCAATGGTCTCTAGAAATACCCATCTTCTACGATTCGATTAATTTCCCTGGATTCCGTAAAAACTAGGGTTGTCGTAACGTGAGGGGacaaaagagaaaagaaagagagagaaagaattGATTTCCGGCAAAGCTGATTTGTTATGAGTCGGTTCTTTAGTCTAGTTCTCGAACCTGAGCTTGGCCACTGTTTTACCTTGCTAAATGACAGGACTCACTTAATATATTATCTTCAtatgaaacacattttttaaagaatcaaaaaaatattgatcaaattCCATAGCTTGTATTGAAAATACTTTGTCGTCCATTTGAAAGATGTTCGAACCGAGTTATAATGAGAtcgttgtattaaatatatagatgcAACAGCTGTTTTGACGTCACGCttacttactttttatttcttacccACGTAAAGGTATCATAGGAATAATGACATAGATATTACACAatcagaataaattataatttgaattatgatatacattttttaattgggagctaaatgaaaaaaatatatagtaggtATATTcatttctctttaaattataatttattagtttcgTATAATCAAATTCTTCCGTTTTTCACAATACTTAGTTGAAGCTTATTACAacagtattaattaaatatcagcAATTTGAAGTAATACttatgttttaaagaaaatgaatctTGATTCTTTACTACAATTAAGAGaacgaaaatatatatttaattatgtcttTTGACAATCaagaaaattacaataataacgGCATGATTATTAAATACAGATACTCTACTAATTTTACTAAAACCAGATAAAATCGTCATGGTATTAATTCCTTAGATCTTACATTTGGCCATTTctcaaatgatttatattaaaaatatatattatttatttctatctaTATACTAACtagaaacaaaaatgttatttcaatcAATGTagagtttttttctatttacatcggttatttttttatctgctgTTTTAGCTACAGGAATCCCTTTAATTTTAGGCATGAAACCTGTGGATTTCTGATAAAGCTATAATTTGTGTATCCATGCATTTATACAGTacatgatatttattatttaggaattaaattaattttttgattcatacttcaaatatatttaagttataagGCGTCGTTGAGTAAACTTCGAAGGATAATAGAGCATATTATAAAGCTTTTACACTACGTCATGCATTACATCATAATTCAAGGAGAACCCATATTGGGAGCTCAAAGTTTCTtgtttaaagcaaaaaatttcctttttgggggaggggggagggaggATACAACAACCTGCGGATACCCCTTCTCTACTATAGTTAAGTAGAATATTATAGTCGTATGTTTGCCTGTCACGCGGATTAGCAAGTTTAtcttagtataaatatttaaaatgggtACATCCTACCTATAATATTTTGGTTGTATGTCACGCAAATTAGCAAGTACCCGTATAATTAaaaccaaagataggcaataatgcttacttcagagggagaagtgaACACCCCGAcgaacaattaaataataaacacaaaattataCCTTTTGTAATtactaaattttgtttttctctacCTAATTACATCCCTATATCATGTGTATATCtactaattacataaatattttaacaaaatagaaGAAGTTTATACCCAGTGTCACAGATTTGGATGAAGCTAAAGttagattaatatatatctatttagcTTAAGTTCAAAAATTTAGGACATAACTTGATCCACAGCAAGTGCagtaaatatcttaaatttagcCTAGATTTTATGCCTAATATTCACTTCAAAGTTTCATATTTGACAAGACTTATAGCCGTGGTGATTAATTACAGTCCAATAAATGTTGACTTATATTAACCTAAATGTATATTACTTTAGTTGgataatatagtttaaaatttttaacaaattgttcGGATATcataaattgagttttttttataaattcatgataaGTTTGATTATACCATAGGACAAACTGTTGAAAATCgtctgaaaataaaaataaatttgggcAATTTATTACCCAGAAGTTATTAGGTAGatttcaaaatactaataacCTCTTCAGAGCCAGTTTTAGACCCGGGTCTCAGATAAATTTGTGggtctctttttttctctttctaaaaaatgtttaactttttggaaaatgaaatgCGGGACCCTTTCTTTTTGTCATATGACCTTTTCTTTAGAATGAAGGTCCCAAAAAGGCTCCTGTAAGGTTGCTGGAACCATAGGAGTCATTGTCACcctctgaaaaataattatatcaatagcaagaaaatattttgcaaaaaatataaataaaataaaccaatttatataagttattgaATTATAGTGGTGATAATTTGTGAGGCTAAGGCCCCTCTAAATGATtaaagctagcaacgcccctggtataaaatataatattaataaataataatcattcaatatttaatcCCTTAATATCATATCTCacttaaaactatattaattattagtgatgtatcaaaTACTTGCGAATCACGGAATTATccccattttataaattacttatttgcttttttctggagtcaaattttttaaatggtgcaCTAGATGGCGCTGTGTAAAACTGTTGCTGTTTCATcatcaaaacattaaaataaaacatttcccGGGATTTTTGATGTTTCTAAAATATAACTTctagtttttaatttgatatcttGGActcaattttaactttattcacAAGATGTCTGGAACAGATTCTTTATCCAAGGTAAGTACCGTATGATATTTTAAACatgtatatttaagaataattatatgtttgGCTCTAGGGtgtattttccttcaaaaaagcAAGCCCTTCAAGCAGGAAATCACCGAAGAAGAAGTTAAAGCATAGCCCTGTGCCTGTTCCAAACTCCCCTTTCCTGTACCATGATATCAAATCAATCACGGGAAATATTCTTAGCCGATTGCAAAAATCCTCTTTTGATAGTGTGATCTCCGAGGTGATCTCCTTCCTCGGACAACCCATCAGTAAAAATACCGTCATTTCAACTGGAGTTATTGTGACGGGTGTGAATCTACCGGATCACGGGGATTTCTTCTCCTTCCTTCATCAAGAAATTAgattaaaaacaacaaatcaTGTGGCCCATGTGAAATCATCATCAATTACGACTCTCAAAGCTCTTGTGGCTTCCATAGTCAAGCAACTCATgaatcaaaatgtaaaaaaacactGAATTCCCATTCTATTTCACGAACTTACTAAATGTACATTTCTTTTACATGCTTAGAATTCTAAGGAAGAGAATAATTCTGAGGAATTAAAGCGCCGGGATCTTTTATTTCCCGTATTTCAAAGCTGGTATGCGAATCAGTATAGTTCTGATGAGTCTCGACCCCCGTGTGTCATCATACTTGAAGACTTTGAAAGCTTTGGAGAATCACTTCTTCAAGAGCTCCTATATAACGTTAGGTATGATGACTTACATTTGACTAATTACTCCCCTCAGCAAACTATTGTTTATATTGTAGGGAATATTGTGAAAAATTACCATTTATACTACTTATGGGTGTTGCAACATCTGTCGACTCCGTTCATCGAGCTTTACCAACAAATTTGACTTCTAATTTATCCATTCGAAAGTTTTCGAGTCAAAGCTCAACTCAAACTTTTGCGGAAGTCGTAGATAAGGTCATCATATCCAATGAAAAAGTCCCTTTTAAACTGGGAGATAAAGTGTTCAAACTTTTATTcgacatatttttattccatgatTTTTccatcaataactttttatccGGATACCGAGTAATTAGGCGTATAATACTCTATAAAATGTACTTTCATGTCTATATATCGTTAGTTCTGTCTTTTGGAGCATTTAACGAGCAATATTGGGAAACTCCTGATGAGATCCGTGTCCCAACTTTCACACAATGAGCTTGAAGTATACCGACGTGTTCGCtcatttagaaaatatgttGAAGATGATATTTCTAGTCGTGCTAAACTTTTAATTGATGACGATGAATTTAGAGCATGTTTGAAGAAATGTTTAAAGCAATTGGAGGTATCTACAAATGGATTTAATAAGGCCGTTGAAATTATGCATGCTATTGTGATGAATTTACAAAGGAATCCCATTGGAAAATATGTATGAGTCTCTTCATTCATTCACAGCTttaattttaaccttttttttcttcttaatttaataaaatagttacaTACGGCCTATTTATCAGCATTGTCAGAAGAATTTTGTGAAACCTCCGAATATAAGGAAGTATTTCAACTACTTGGCTTCCTTGAACAGACGGATTTacaaaagattattaataaaatagtggAAGTCGCTAAGGGTAATACTTTGATGCACTTCAGAAATAagttattctttgtttttttaatatgcataaaatattaaccagtattaattttaaatttcggTTTTAGATGATGATAATTTGGAAAGAAGCTTAAGAACACATCTtactagtttaaaaaatttaaaaaataacgaaacgccagaggaaataatatttaaatcatcaTCTCCTGAAAAAATAGATAAACCCATTGAGTTTAAGACTCGACTTAGTAGAACACAATGGCAAGAGGTTAGTATACTTTAATGCTACTTAACCCAATAAcgttgacaaatatattttaagatttgtaaataaaagataaaaaaatgtactgcCAAAAACGGACGTCCTTTGGCTGAGATCATATGATCACAATAGGCAGAtctgaatacattttaaatattttatatttaatttctcaatataAAATCTTCAATAATCGGAACAAAAAATTGCCTCGAGGATATTTcgctttaaaatttataaaaatgaggttGATACGTGATGATTGTTGAATTTGGTTTTAAGTGTTTAGATAATTGCCTTGTTCATATGATAACAATAGTTGTTAATGGCTTAAGCCAGACAGATAATcgaattttttaaagaactatCACTTAAGTACTTTTTGCcttgtatttatacattttttctcaaaGGAGACAATACTAAGTTTTTgactgaatttttaattttaatagaatctCAAAGAAAACATgatgaaggaaagaaaaaaaattgcaagtgTCTATGAAGGAATTCGAAGTGACGTTTTGTCCTGTCTTcaccattattttatcgaaaaTTTAAAACCACCTACGACGTTGCCTTTCCACGAGGTTAAGTTTTTTAACAACTCTG is part of the Lepeophtheirus salmonis chromosome 14, UVic_Lsal_1.4, whole genome shotgun sequence genome and harbors:
- the LOC121128955 gene encoding LOW QUALITY PROTEIN: papilin (The sequence of the model RefSeq protein was modified relative to this genomic sequence to represent the inferred CDS: deleted 2 bases in 1 codon); its protein translation is MSWSTTTTETSDKGILHSFETDFDGWTVENNSWERISIDELKSIHNRTLPNLKESNSTVENAFLLIPSRHLNDTTTIALMKKDIVVSRNSVLEVFFSALALGWEEKDSMFSSDNPVLEVIYDDVMVFKLDSAIRDNIKYFSPNKWNQFRLFSSYKYEFNMSISIFGKKGLASNILALDNIIIKQTSLVSSNNTGSEPEMDVKQYDGEWERLVSSLKEELKKISTNGSIPSKPEFCDLDNEIGPCDGRWIRYYYNRTTENCESFTYGGCNGNGNNFNIKAACESICKNPPLSEDEMFLQESNKSYSLSLDFEKEFSLQDDGWTVRHFERIDFDNSTLNISANNSDSHYGASPNYEPNTIFRRPTLIHSIDLIPNRDLNINFSLILIGDVNIHIHPFFEHLNPGFKIYIGDVMVFDFLSAGILDKQWHNYSIWQKTNNILDSPHLTNFGNKEQILRIESWKGSALDNSEVVILDDFSLKQELLQHELPSSSTPKVPKTTKVISLDESTTASTTINVPTTLLQEITSFKSDADDNFPCDLPMNSGPCRGNFIRYYFDTASEKCLEFSYGGCKGNANRFKAKKDCYSLCPHRDKSKAIIDSCKLPRDPGDVKCSFYSERYFFDSQLGKCLIFLYSGCGGNSNNFKSRKECKNKCSIDEDSRSIAKKTFLRLTGSVKRDKFPSRQECLKPAEVGPCGGNYVAFAYDLNKNDCVRFIYGGCGGNDNRFYTIDKCRAVCQKKESEESFGFGRSLQTLYQSKKKKQHCTNRYFYDPRSKRCYSGCPSLKVKGFVSRASCFKSCAPASSVSTTVMPELLITPNVKCTVPLSTGSNLCNDSLIRFYFDQSTNTCEKFIYTGCGVHNGNIFPTKEVCAAVCRVPVGEGSPCYSPKDVGSSKCDAAKSIRYYFDFWKETCLPFEFLGCNGNKNNFVDFQSCNTSCNFINESIPSSAPDMSISTINAPTVAEVVLGVILIILFTIGIVMGLKYYRVQKDYGLFRNESARSSNAGVANIAYDNPTYSTNENNFQLKTPVETSSEA
- the RpS8 gene encoding small ribosomal subunit protein eS8, with amino-acid sequence MGISRDHWHKRRATGGKRAPIRGKRKFELARPAALTKLGQSRVHTVRCRGGNTKRRALRLDQGNFSWASEGVSRKTRIIDVVFNAANNELVRTKTLVKNAIIVIDATPFRQWYEAHYALPIGHKKGAKLTEAEDAIINKKKSKKTMRKYLERQKDAKVEQGIEDEFLSGRLLASVSSRPGQCGRADGYILEGKELEFYLRKIKAKKGR
- the Orc3 gene encoding origin recognition complex subunit 3; the protein is MSGTDSLSKGVFSFKKASPSSRKSPKKKLKHSPVPVPNSPFLYHDIKSITGNILSRLQKSSFDSVISEVISFLGQPISKNTVISTGVIVTGVNLPDHGDFFSFLHQEIRLKTTNHVAHVKSSSITTLKALVASIVKQLMNQNNSKEENNSEELKRRDLLFPVFQSWYANQYSSDESRPPCVIILEDFESFGESLLQELLYNVREYCEKLPFILLMGVATSVDSVHRALPTNLTSNLSIRKFSSQSSTQTFAEVVDKVIISNEKVPFKLGDKVFKLLFDIFLFHDFSINNFLSGYRFCLLEHLTSNIGKLLMRSVSQLSHNELEVYRRVRSFRKYVEDDISSRAKLLIDDDEFRACLKKCLKQLEVSTNGFNKAVEIMHAIVMNLQRNPIGKYLHTAYLSALSEEFCETSEYKEVFQLLGFLEQTDLQKIINKIVEVAKDDDNLERSLRTHLTSLKNLKNNETPEEIIFKSSSPEKIDKPIEFKTRLSRTQWQENLKENMMKERKKIASVYEGIRSDVLSCLHHYFIENLKPPTTLPFHEVKFFNNSASVKRHLIGDHRLSIQAALSYPGDYLENEDLMKVEKFEIPPILPDISIAFKLYSECGKLINLYDWLQCWLSVIKGENEKDEGNDNVLQARFSQAVAELQFLGFIKSSRRKTDHVSRLTWGAY